Proteins encoded together in one Solanum lycopersicum chromosome 7, SLM_r2.1 window:
- the LOC101264035 gene encoding transcription initiation factor TFIID subunit 6-like, translating to MSTVPEEAIDVISQSIGISNLSPDVLPALAADVEYRIREIMQEAIKCMRHSKRTTLSTDDVDSALTLRNVEPIYGFASGDPLRFRRAAGHKDLFYIEEKDIEFKDVIEAPLPKAPLDTALFAHWLAIEGVQPAIPENPPLEALVPPPDNQKAEYKEDGVPVDLKVPVKHVLSRELQLYYDKITELIMNKSNSPLFKEALASLATDPGLHPLVPYFTYFVADEVARNLNNFDLLFALMRLVWSLLQNSHLHIEPYLHQSMPSVMTCLVAKRLGNKFADDHWELRDFTAKLIALICRRYGHVYHSLQPRVTKTLLHAYLDPAKALPQHYGAIQGLAALGPGVVRLLVLPNLEAYLRLLEPEMQFEKQKNEVKRHEAWRVYGALMCAAGLCMYEHFKMLPASLCQSNQTFLKSQLKVLTTLPNKRKTSMDNMVSQPPTKKLVTDGPTPMLSDSLSADIQGATDGHDTVPAVTDGDLSSSDTVLAVTDGDLSSSPQDLQNKNVTNVTKPSKREITGGQSQKTPAAPGQALKKDMDAANLLPPLFDYFGESMLFFVPSPELSFFL from the exons ATGAGCACAGTGCCGGAAGAGGCAATCGACGTGATATCACAAAGCATCGGAATAAGCAATTTATCACCGGATGTCTTGCCAGCTCTCGCCGCCGACGTCGAGTACCGTATTCGGGAAATTATGCAG GAGGCTATAAAGTGTATGCGCCATTCGAAGAGAACTACTTTATCTACTGATGATGTTGATTCTGCACTCACCTTGAGAAATGTGGAG CCAATATATGGTTTTGCTTCGGGAGATCCCTTACGATTCAGGAGAGCTGCTGGGCATAAGGATTTGTTCTATATTGAAGAGAAGGATATAGAATTCAAAGAT GTGATTGAAGCACCTCTGCCAAAAGCACCATTAGATACTGCTCTTTTTGCTCATTGGTTAGCTATAGAAGGGGTACAGCCTGCTATTCCCGAAAACCCTCCACTTGAAG CACTTGTTCCACCTCCTGATAACCAAAAGGCAGAGTATAAGGAGGATGGAGTTCCTGTTGATCTTAAAGTACCTGTTAAGCATGTCTTATCCCGTGAGCTTCAG CTTTATTATGACAAGATTACAGAGCTTATCATGAACAAATCCAACTCCCCTCTCTTCAAAGAAGCTTTAGCAAGCTTAGCAACAGACCCTGGGCTCCACCCCTTAGTTCCGTACTTCACATATTTTGTTGCTGATGAG GTTGCACggaatttgaataattttgatCTCCTTTTTGCTTTGATGAGGCTGGTCTGGAGCCTTCTTCAAAATTCTCATTTACATAttgaaccatat CTGCACCAGTCGATGCCGTCTGTAATGACATGCCTTGTTGCGAAAAGGCTGGGGAATAAATTCGCTGACGACCATTGGGAGCTAAGGGACTTCACAGCAAAGTTGATTGCTTTAATATGCAGGCG ATATGGTCATGTCTATCACAGTCTCCAACCACGTGTCACGAAGACTCTGCTGCATGCTTATCTTGATCCAGCTAAGGCACTGCCACAGCATTATGGAGCAATTCAAGGGCTAGCAGCTCTTGGACCTGGTGTG GTTCGCCTGCTTGTGCTGCCAAATCTTGAAGCTTATTTGCGATTGTTGGAGCCTGAAATGCAgtttgagaaacaaaaaaatgaagtgAAAAGACATGAAGCTTGGCGCGTATATGGGGCCTTAATG TGCGCTGCGGGTCTATGCATGTATGAGCATTTCAAGATGCTTCCTGCATCTCTGTGTCAATCAAATCAGACATTCCTGAAGAGTCAATTAAAAGTCTTGACTACATTGCCGA ACAAACGCAAAACGAGCATGGACAACATGGTCTCACAGCCGCCAACCAAGAAATTAGTGACAGATGGTCCTACACCAATGCTATCAGATTCTTTGTCAGCAGACATACAAGGAGCTACCGATGGACATGACACAGTTCCGGCTGTTACAGATGGGGATTTATCATCAAGTGACACAGTTCTGGCTGTTACAGATGGGGATTTATCATCAAGTCCACAAGATTTGCAAAATAAGAATGTGACCAATGTGACGAAACCCAGCAAAAGGGAGATTACTGGCGGGCAAAGCCAAAAAACACCAGCTGCTCCTGGTCAGGCCCTGAAGAAGGATATGGATGCTGCAAATTTGTTGCCACCTCTATTTGATTATTTTGGTGAAAGTATGTTATTCTTTGTACCTTCCCCTGAATTGTCATTCTTTTTGTGA